A stretch of Crossiella cryophila DNA encodes these proteins:
- the leuD gene encoding 3-isopropylmalate dehydratase small subunit, producing MKPFTTHTGVGVPLRRSNVDTDQIIPAVYLKRVTRTGFEDGLFAAWRNDPEFVLNAEPFRNGSVLVAGPDFGTGSSREHAVWALGDYGFRAVISSRFADIFRGNSGKQGLLAAQCEQSDVEQLWKLLEAEPGTEVTVDLESKTVRAKEFQAPFQVDDYTRWRLLEGLDDIGLTLRHAESVDAFEKSRPSWLPRTLPARSG from the coding sequence ATGAAGCCGTTCACCACGCACACGGGCGTCGGGGTGCCGCTCCGACGGTCCAACGTGGACACCGACCAGATCATCCCGGCGGTGTACCTGAAGCGGGTCACCCGGACCGGATTCGAGGACGGGCTCTTCGCCGCCTGGCGCAACGACCCCGAGTTCGTGCTCAACGCAGAGCCCTTCCGGAACGGCTCGGTCCTGGTGGCCGGACCCGACTTCGGCACCGGCTCCTCCCGGGAGCACGCGGTGTGGGCGCTGGGGGACTACGGGTTCCGGGCGGTGATCTCCTCCCGGTTCGCCGACATCTTCCGTGGCAACTCCGGCAAGCAGGGTCTGCTCGCCGCCCAGTGTGAGCAAAGCGACGTCGAGCAGCTCTGGAAGCTGCTGGAGGCCGAACCGGGCACCGAGGTCACTGTGGACCTCGAGTCGAAGACGGTGCGAGCCAAGGAGTTCCAAGCGCCCTTCCAGGTCGACGACTACACCCGCTGGCGGCTGCTGGAGGGGCTCGACGACATCGGACTCACCCTGCGACACGCCGAAAGTGTTGATGCGTTCGAAAAATCGCGGCCAAGTTGGCTGCCGAGGACCCTTCCGGCCCGCAGCGGCTGA
- a CDS encoding HAD family hydrolase — MTSALAFSAAPQKVGQIRAVCFDIDDTLVDYATSARLGLAALLGHDNGWSAWERATECQLARLIAGEIDYDTMRKERSRTFFADLGEFISDSEAIAREERRVAAMRRAWRLFDDAGPCLEWLRGAGLRMAAITNASGALQRVKLADCGLAEYFEEVVIAGELGVAKPDEVIFHTTCAALGIAPEQAVHVGDRLDLDAVGARDAGMYGVWLDRSGDGVVDLPARVSVIGSLEQLPELLVCELAEAPLRVR; from the coding sequence GTGACATCCGCGTTAGCGTTCTCCGCTGCCCCGCAGAAGGTCGGCCAAATCCGAGCAGTGTGCTTCGACATCGACGACACACTGGTCGACTATGCGACTTCGGCCCGGCTCGGTTTGGCCGCGTTACTCGGTCACGACAACGGGTGGTCAGCCTGGGAACGCGCAACGGAATGTCAGTTGGCCCGCCTCATTGCCGGCGAGATCGACTACGACACCATGCGCAAGGAGCGCTCGCGCACCTTCTTCGCCGATCTCGGTGAGTTCATCTCCGACTCAGAGGCAATTGCCCGCGAGGAACGCCGGGTGGCCGCCATGCGCCGCGCCTGGCGGCTCTTCGACGACGCCGGGCCGTGTCTGGAGTGGTTGCGCGGGGCCGGGCTGCGGATGGCCGCGATCACGAATGCCAGCGGGGCGCTCCAACGGGTGAAGCTGGCGGACTGCGGGCTGGCCGAGTACTTCGAGGAAGTCGTCATCGCGGGCGAGCTGGGGGTCGCGAAGCCGGACGAGGTGATCTTCCACACGACCTGCGCCGCACTTGGGATCGCTCCAGAGCAAGCGGTGCATGTGGGGGACCGGTTGGACTTGGATGCGGTCGGCGCCCGGGATGCGGGGATGTACGGGGTGTGGCTCGACCGGAGCGGGGATGGGGTTGTCGATCTTCCGGCACGGGTGTCGGTGATCGGGTCCCTGGAACAGCTTCCGGAGCTGTTGGTGTGCGAGCTGGCGGAGGCCCCGCTGCGAGTGCGTTGA
- a CDS encoding IclR family transcriptional regulator → MGQHSGIGVLDKAVAVLHAVATDPCGLAELCQRTGLPRATAHRLAVGLEVHRLLQRGPDGRWRPGTALAELAGGVTDPLLDAASAVLPRLRDITGESVQLYRRDGTQRVCVASAEPPAGLRDTVPIGSRLPMTAGSGAKVLAAWSDPTTQRAVLADAVYGERTLLDVRRRGWAQSVAEREPGVASVSAPVRDSTGQVVAAVSVSGPVDRIGRRPGARWAADLLAAAEALQSRL, encoded by the coding sequence GTGGGACAGCATAGCGGCATCGGAGTACTCGACAAGGCAGTGGCAGTGCTGCACGCGGTGGCAACAGACCCCTGCGGCCTGGCCGAGCTGTGCCAAAGAACAGGCCTGCCAAGGGCAACGGCACACCGCCTCGCAGTAGGCCTTGAAGTCCATCGCCTCCTCCAGCGAGGCCCCGACGGCCGCTGGCGCCCAGGCACCGCCCTGGCCGAACTGGCAGGCGGCGTAACGGATCCCCTCCTCGACGCCGCCTCAGCCGTCCTCCCCAGACTCCGGGACATCACCGGCGAAAGCGTCCAGCTCTACCGCCGAGACGGAACCCAAAGAGTCTGCGTCGCCTCAGCAGAACCCCCCGCAGGCCTAAGGGACACCGTCCCCATCGGCTCCCGCCTCCCCATGACAGCCGGCAGCGGAGCCAAAGTCCTGGCCGCCTGGTCCGACCCAACCACCCAACGCGCAGTCCTGGCCGACGCCGTCTACGGCGAGCGAACCCTCCTGGACGTAAGACGCCGAGGCTGGGCCCAAAGCGTCGCAGAACGCGAACCAGGCGTAGCCAGCGTCAGCGCCCCCGTAAGAGACAGCACCGGCCAGGTAGTAGCCGCAGTCTCAGTCTCAGGCCCAGTAGACAGAATCGGCCGCCGCCCAGGCGCCCGCTGGGCCGCAGACCTCCTAGCCGCCGCAGAAGCCCTACAGTCCCGCCTCTAG
- a CDS encoding HU family DNA-binding protein: protein MNKAQLIDALAERLGDKKTAGTAVDGIVDVIVRAVHKGDKVTITGFGVFEKRARAARTARNPRTGETVKVKKTNVPAFRAGTTFKNVISGTTKLPKAAAAPKAAAAKAAAPKAAAAAKTTATRTARATATATKAPATKAAAKPATTRKAAAAKPAAAAKAAAPKAAAAAKKPAAAKATTAKAAAPKAAPAAKKPAAAAKKPAAAKAPAAKKPAARKK from the coding sequence GTGAACAAGGCCCAGCTCATCGATGCGCTCGCCGAGCGTCTTGGCGACAAGAAGACCGCCGGCACCGCAGTCGACGGCATCGTCGACGTCATCGTCCGCGCTGTCCACAAGGGTGACAAGGTCACCATCACCGGCTTCGGTGTTTTCGAGAAGCGGGCCCGCGCGGCCCGCACCGCTCGCAACCCGCGTACCGGTGAGACCGTGAAGGTCAAGAAGACCAACGTCCCCGCATTCCGCGCCGGCACCACGTTCAAGAACGTGATCAGCGGCACCACCAAGCTGCCGAAGGCCGCCGCTGCCCCCAAGGCCGCCGCTGCCAAGGCCGCTGCCCCGAAGGCCGCTGCCGCGGCCAAGACCACCGCCACGCGTACCGCGCGGGCGACCGCCACCGCCACCAAGGCGCCGGCCACCAAGGCCGCCGCCAAGCCGGCGACCACCCGCAAGGCTGCGGCTGCGAAGCCCGCTGCCGCCGCCAAGGCTGCCGCCCCCAAGGCCGCCGCGGCTGCGAAGAAGCCGGCCGCCGCCAAGGCGACCACCGCCAAGGCTGCCGCCCCCAAGGCAGCTCCGGCGGCCAAGAAGCCGGCCGCTGCTGCGAAGAAGCCCGCAGCCGCCAAGGCGCCGGCCGCCAAGAAGCCGGCGGCCCGCAAGAAGTGA
- the gltX gene encoding glutamate--tRNA ligase: MSNLSAVNEVRVRFCPSPTGTPHVGLIRTALFNWAYARNQGGKLVFRIEDTDAARDSEESYEALLDGLRWLGLDWDEGPEVGGPHAPYRQSQRREIYREVIAKLVAAGELYESFSSTEEVEARHRAAGRDPKLGYDNFDRDLTEEQKAAFRAEGREPVLRLPMPNEDITFTDLVRGEITFPAGSIPDQVLVRANGDPLYTLVNPVDDALMRITHVLRGEDLLPSTPRQIALYAALRRIGVAEYTPRFGHLPFVMGEGNKKLSKRDPSSNLFHHRDRGFLPEGLLNYLALLGWSIAEDRDVFTMAEMIEAFDIGKVSANPARFDLKKAEAINGSHMRLLAPADFRERLVPYLVQAGVLPAEPTAEQLELLAGAAPLVQERVGLLAEAAGMLAFLFAEESEFEVEPESAAKALGADAEPVLRASVEALTGLAEWKTEAIEAALKAALIDGLGLKPRKAFAPVRVAVSGRTVSPPLYESLELLGRDRSLGRLNRALEAVPTAS, encoded by the coding sequence ATGAGTAACCTCTCCGCCGTGAATGAGGTCCGCGTGCGCTTCTGTCCTTCCCCCACCGGCACCCCGCACGTGGGGTTGATCCGCACCGCGCTGTTCAACTGGGCCTACGCCCGCAACCAGGGCGGCAAGCTGGTCTTCCGCATCGAGGACACCGACGCCGCGCGGGACTCCGAGGAGTCCTACGAGGCCCTGCTGGACGGGCTGCGCTGGCTCGGCCTCGACTGGGACGAGGGCCCCGAGGTCGGCGGCCCGCACGCGCCGTACCGGCAGAGCCAGCGCCGGGAGATCTACCGCGAGGTGATCGCCAAGCTGGTGGCCGCCGGCGAGCTGTACGAGTCCTTCTCCAGCACCGAGGAGGTCGAGGCGCGGCACCGCGCGGCCGGTCGCGATCCCAAGCTGGGCTACGACAACTTCGACCGCGACCTCACCGAGGAGCAGAAGGCCGCCTTCCGCGCCGAGGGTCGCGAGCCCGTGCTGCGGCTGCCGATGCCGAACGAGGACATCACCTTCACCGACCTGGTGCGCGGCGAGATCACCTTCCCGGCGGGCTCGATCCCGGACCAGGTGCTGGTGCGCGCCAACGGCGACCCGCTCTACACCCTGGTGAACCCGGTCGACGACGCGCTGATGCGGATCACCCACGTGCTCCGCGGCGAGGACCTGCTGCCGTCGACCCCCCGGCAGATCGCGTTGTACGCGGCGCTGCGGCGGATCGGGGTGGCGGAGTACACGCCGCGGTTCGGGCACCTGCCCTTCGTCATGGGCGAGGGCAACAAGAAGCTGTCCAAGCGGGACCCGTCCTCGAACCTGTTCCACCACCGGGACCGGGGTTTCCTGCCAGAGGGCCTGCTGAACTACCTCGCGCTGCTCGGCTGGTCCATCGCCGAGGACCGGGACGTCTTCACCATGGCCGAGATGATCGAGGCATTCGACATCGGCAAGGTCTCGGCCAACCCGGCCCGGTTCGACCTGAAGAAGGCCGAGGCGATCAACGGCAGCCACATGCGGCTGCTCGCGCCGGCGGACTTCCGGGAGCGGCTGGTGCCGTATCTGGTGCAGGCTGGCGTGCTGCCCGCGGAGCCGACGGCTGAGCAGCTGGAGCTGCTGGCGGGGGCGGCGCCGCTGGTGCAGGAGCGGGTCGGGCTGCTGGCCGAGGCGGCCGGGATGCTCGCGTTCCTGTTCGCTGAGGAATCTGAGTTCGAGGTTGAGCCGGAGTCCGCGGCGAAGGCTCTGGGGGCGGACGCTGAGCCGGTTCTCCGGGCTTCGGTGGAGGCGTTGACGGGTCTGGCGGAGTGGAAGACCGAGGCGATCGAGGCGGCGTTGAAGGCCGCGCTGATCGACGGACTGGGGCTGAAGCCGCGGAAGGCGTTCGCGCCGGTGCGGGTCGCGGTGAGCGGTCGCACTGTGTCACCGCCGCTGTACGAGTCCCTCGAACTGCTGGGCCGGGACCGCTCGCTCGGGCGGTTGAACCGGGCGCTGGAGGCGGTCCCCACCGCCTCCTGA
- the leuC gene encoding 3-isopropylmalate dehydratase large subunit, whose protein sequence is MGRTLAEKVWDAHVVRRGSGAEPDLLYIDLHLVHEVTSPQAFDGLRLAGRPVRRPDLTIATEDHNVPTVDIDKPIADLVSRTQVDTLRKNCQEFGVRLHPMGDLEQGIVHVVGPQLGLTQPGMTVVCGDSHTSTHGAFGALAFGIGTSEVEHVLATQTLPLRPFKTMAITVEGELAEGVTAKDLILAVIARIGTGGGQGYVLEYRGSAITTLSMEARMTVCNMSIEAGARAGMIAPDETTFEYLEGRPHAAEGADWDTAVEYWKSLRTDDDAVFDEEIVLDAAELAPFVTWGTNPGQGLPLSASVPDPELIVDEVERTTAEKALAYMGLTAGQPLKEIGVDTVFLGSCTNGRIEDLRAAAAVLKGRKVAEGVRMLVVPGSMRVRAQAEAEGLHTVFSAAGAEWRQAGCSMCLGMNPDQLKPGERSASTSNRNFEGRQGKGGRTHLVSPLVAAATAVTGHLSSPADLAGEGF, encoded by the coding sequence ATGGGACGCACGCTCGCGGAGAAGGTGTGGGACGCGCATGTTGTGCGTCGGGGCAGTGGGGCTGAGCCCGATCTGCTGTACATCGATCTCCACCTGGTGCATGAAGTGACCAGTCCGCAGGCGTTTGACGGCCTGCGGTTGGCGGGGAGACCGGTTCGGCGGCCGGATCTCACGATCGCCACCGAGGACCACAACGTGCCGACTGTGGACATCGACAAGCCGATCGCGGATCTGGTGTCGCGGACGCAGGTGGACACGCTTCGGAAGAACTGTCAGGAGTTCGGGGTCCGGCTCCACCCCATGGGGGATCTGGAGCAGGGCATCGTGCACGTGGTCGGGCCGCAGTTGGGGCTGACCCAGCCTGGGATGACTGTTGTCTGTGGGGACAGCCACACGTCGACGCACGGTGCCTTTGGGGCGTTGGCGTTCGGGATTGGGACGTCTGAGGTCGAGCATGTGCTCGCCACCCAGACGTTGCCGTTGCGGCCGTTCAAGACGATGGCCATCACGGTCGAGGGCGAGCTGGCCGAGGGGGTCACGGCCAAGGACCTGATCCTGGCGGTGATCGCGCGGATCGGTACCGGTGGGGGGCAGGGGTATGTCCTGGAGTACCGGGGCAGTGCCATCACCACGCTGTCCATGGAAGCCCGCATGACGGTGTGCAACATGTCGATCGAGGCGGGCGCGCGGGCGGGGATGATCGCGCCGGACGAGACCACGTTCGAGTACCTCGAGGGGCGGCCGCATGCCGCCGAGGGCGCGGACTGGGACACCGCGGTGGAGTACTGGAAGTCGTTGCGGACCGATGACGACGCGGTCTTCGACGAGGAGATCGTGCTTGACGCGGCGGAGTTGGCGCCGTTCGTGACCTGGGGGACGAACCCGGGGCAGGGGCTGCCGCTTTCGGCTTCTGTGCCGGATCCCGAGCTGATCGTGGATGAGGTCGAACGGACTACTGCGGAGAAGGCGTTGGCCTACATGGGGCTGACCGCCGGGCAGCCGCTGAAGGAGATCGGGGTGGACACCGTCTTCCTCGGCTCCTGTACCAACGGACGCATCGAGGACCTGCGCGCCGCCGCCGCCGTGCTCAAGGGGCGCAAGGTGGCCGAGGGCGTGCGGATGCTGGTGGTGCCGGGGTCGATGCGGGTGCGCGCGCAGGCCGAGGCCGAGGGGCTGCACACGGTTTTCAGCGCGGCGGGCGCGGAGTGGCGGCAGGCCGGGTGCTCGATGTGCCTTGGCATGAACCCGGATCAGCTCAAGCCGGGGGAGCGGTCGGCCTCGACCTCCAACCGGAACTTCGAGGGGCGGCAGGGCAAGGGCGGCCGGACGCACCTGGTGTCCCCGTTGGTGGCCGCGGCCACGGCCGTAACCGGACACCTGTCCTCGCCCGCGGATCTGGCCGGAGAGGGGTTCTGA